ACGAAAGAAGCGATGTCTACGATTTCTGGACTGATCCCCGAAACATCAACCTCCCCGTTGATATCATGGTTCCCCCAGCATTTGCCTCGACCTTCATCAATTTAATGCGAACGTTCGAAGTTGATTACAAAGTCAAGATTGCCGACGTTGAGGCGTAAGCCATTTAAATATTCCAATCAATtttaacgtaaaaaaaaaaataatatattcaATAATTTAGCATGATCGAAGCCGGCCGTAAAGATATTGCCAAGCCCATCATCCGCAAGGAACCCCGACTTTCCCGCGCTGGAACTCCTCGCTATTCCCTCAACTGGGAATCGTACTCTGATCTTCCTGCCGTAAGTCCTTTTaacatttgttttaaaataggAAAGATCGAATATTCAATTGCCAATTGTTATTTAGATTGAAGAATTTCTCGCCGAGTTGTCTGCTGCTTATCCTAACTTGATGACCACCACGGTGGTTGGACAAAGCTACGAGGGTAACAACATGAACTTGGTCAAGATTTCCACTGGAGGAACTGGCAAAAAAGCTATTTTCGTTGATGGCGGTAAGTCATTTCAAAGTTCGTGaaaaactattaaaaaaaaaaattaatgtttgTCTGGAATAGGTATCCACGCTCGCGAATGGATCTCCCCTGCCTACGTCACCTGGTTGATCCATGAGTTGGTCGAGAACTACGCTGCCCATCCCCAATACGTTGACAACATCGACTGGTATGCAAAATAGATGACCcaattttaatgaaaacaatcctaccaaaaatatttaattcaAATAAATAGGTACATCATGCCTGTTATCAACCCCGATGGCTACCGTTACACCTTCGCTGCAAATGGAGTaagattaaattttttttagccttTGAATTAATTAATCCAACAACTATACCAAGAAAAAAACCTAAACGGATATTTTTTTATCGATACGCAGGATCGTCTGTGGCGTAAGACCCGAAAACCTAATCCTGGCAGCCCTTGCATCGGCACTGGTAATtcaaacaaataacaaaagtTGAAGGTAGCGGTAGCAACGGGCTCATTTTCTCCTTTGACCATTGAAGACATGAACAGGAACTTTGGTTTCCACTGGGATGAGGGAGGCAGCTCTGACCTTCCCTGTGGTGATACTTACAACGGAGGTGTTGCTTTCAGCGAAATCGAATCCCAAATTGTCCGCGATACCATTTTGAGCGTTGCCCCACAGACGATGGTCTACCTGACTGTCCATTCCTACGGCCAGTACTGGCTTACCCCATGGGGTTACACTTCCGACTACCCCGCCGATTACGATCAGCTTGTACGTAGCAAATGACTCTTTAAATTTTAAgggaaatttaattttaatggGATTTTCAATGCAGTATGATTTGGCTGTTCGCGCTGTTGACAAACTCACCGCCCTCTACGGAACTCAGTACACCATTGGAACTTCGACCAACGTCCTCTGTAAGTGAAttgtttaagaaaaaaaggcatttGTATAATGGAAAGGAAGCAGCTAATTCTGAATTTTGTTTATGTGTTAGATGTCGCTTCTGGTGGCAGTGACGACTGGGCAAAGGGAGGAGCTGGAATCCCCTACTCCTACACCGTAGAATTGCGAGACACCGGGAGATACGGTTTTGAATTGCCCGCAACGTAAGTCGTGAAATGATTGGTGCAATTGCACGAAGAGCGCTCTAAAAATTTATAAACTTTTTCTATCGACACAGTGAAATCCTCCCCAACAACGCGGAGATGTGGGAGGCCTTTAAGGTGGTTGCTGAGGATGTGATGGCCATGTAAtccgaaacaaaaaatgcttAGGGAATGTAAAAAAAGGTTTTGCATTAAGACCACAAACTTTATCTTTGccatgaaataaaaataaaacgatgAGAAAATGCCCAAAAATAAGCCTAGGATAATTTTGTTTAATGAATCTAATACCgactttttcaaaataaaattaaagcAATTTGGATAGTGCCGATAAAAGTTCCAGACGGCGTTgccaaaaggaaaagataattttgggaacaaaatgaatttcaaaacTAACTTGGACTTTTGATTGGCTTTTAACGCTCGTGATAGCAAGTGAATTTGATAAGGAAATATCAGATTATACGAAAAATGCTAAATCAATCATGCAACTAGGCGATCCGCGGGTTACCCGCGTCTTTGCAAACCGGGGCCGAGCGTTACGTGCAACTCAACAATCAAAAAGCAAAACACGAAAGGGGATAgctactttttgttttctttgtctaCTAGAGGAATTTACAACCAGTTTAGGCCGGACACAATGAGgaagttgtttttcttctttcttgcaACAATATCGGAAAGCGTCGCCCAAAAACATTACGATGGGTAACACAagcactttctttttttaaaaagaatttcaatGAAAGCAATTTTTCCCGGTTCAAAAAGGTATCAGCTGTTTGAGTTAAATGCCAAAGACAAGGTATCGTTAGAAGTTTTGGCTAAActgcaaaatgaaaagagtGACGTATACGATTTTTGGACTGAACCACGCATCGCTAACCGCCCTATGGACATCATGGTCCCTCCAGCATTTACTGCAAAATTTTGTCGAATTAATGCAAACCTCCGATATCGATTATAAAGTCAAAATTGCTGATGTAGAAAGGTGTTGTTGAAAATTATCATTAGAAAGAATCAAATGTGACATTAgtctttaaataaaattatagcaTGATGGAAGCAAAACGAAAAGCCAAGCCCGTTATCCATGGCGAATCCGGAACTCGCTCTGGAGCTCCCCGCGTTTCGCTCAACTGGGAATCGTATTTTGACCTCCCTGTTGTAAGTCGGTCAACGTAAATTAAAGATTGCAATTTGAAGTTACTGTTTATGATTTAGATTGAGGAATTTCTCGCGGAATTGGCTACTAAACATCCCAATTTGATGACTACATCGTTGGTTGGACAAAGCTACGAGGGCAACAACATGAACTTGGTTAAGATTTCAACGGGTGGATCCGGCAAAAAGGCCATTTTCATAGATGGAGGTAACGTCGCCAAGTGTCGATAGACGTTGAAAATCCAATCAATTTTCTGTGGTTTAATTGGATAGGTTTCCATGCAAGAGAATGGATTTCTCCGTCTTTCGTCACTTGGGTCATCCGCGAACTGGTCGAAAACTACGCCGCCCACCCTCAATACGTAGACAATATTGACTGGTGGGTAAAAATgcaattcaaaattgactttCGCATTAAAACTCCAAAATTGGTTTGCTCCAAATGTACAGGTACATTATGCCTGTTGTTAACCCCGATGGGTACCGTTACACCTTCGCTGTAAATGGGGTAAACTGGGAACAAGTTACATCATTTACATTTTAGATCAGTTAATCACTGTTCTTTGTCAATTTACAGGATCGCCTGTGGCGTAAAAATCGCAGGCCTATTGTTGGAAGTGACTGCATCGGCACTGGTAAATCATTCACGCCAATAGCTTTTAATAAAACATTTACGCTTAAACCATCCATACTTAAATTTTTATTGCTGAAGATTTGAATAGGAACTTTGATTTCCATTGGGACGAAGGAGGTAGCTCCGATTGGCCCTGCGCTCCAATCTACAATGGCGGTACTGCTTTCAGCGAAATCGAATCAAGAGTCGTTCGCGACACTATTTTGGGCATTGCCAATCAAACTGCGGTCTACCTGACGTTCCATTCTTACGGCCAGTATTGGCTCACCCCTTGGGCCTATACTACGAATTTACCCTCAAACTACGATCAGCTTGTaatgcaatttaaaaaaattaaactgaTACCAATTAGTCAGTGCTTTAAATGCAGTACAATTTGGCTGTTCGAGTTGTCGATAAACTCACTGCCGTCAACGGAACCCAATACACAATCGGATCCCCTACCAACGATCTTTGTAAGTCTTGCATCTTAGTTCTGAAACTGTATGAAActtaatatttttgaaatattttaagaCCTTCCATTCCGGTCTTAGTGCTGATTGGGCAATGGGAGTAGCCGGAATTCCATATGCCTACATTATCGAGATGCGAGACACTGGAAAAAACGCTTTCGAGTTGCCTCCAGAGTaagtaaaaaaagggggggataTTTCGATCCTAATATTTCCCGTCCAGCAACGTGTGCGAGAACAGTAGCTTCTGCTGTGTTACATGTCTTGACGTAAAATTGAAATCATCATCGGTGGGTTTGCTGGATGGCGAAAATTAGGGGTTGAATGGTCCTATACCCTGATGTTCCAAAATTCACAAGTTACAAATATTCAAATTGTCTTTTTAGTCAAATCATCGCCAATAACTTGGAGATGTGGGAGGCCATTAAGGTGATTACTGAGGACGTGATTGCTATGGCGGTGTGAAAGTGATGATAAAACGCTTCACAGCAAACCTTAATTCTAACGTTAATTGAAAACTTGGTACCCAACCTTTCAATCTAAAAAAGCCATTTGGGTAAATTGCCGATAAAAATATCTGGCGGCGTTACCCAAAGAAAAATCATGTTTAAAAAGTAATTTTAGGTGGGCAAAAAGAGGCATGAAATGGACTTCAAAATTAACCTACTTCACTTTGGATTGGCTTTGGGACGCGCGATAGCAGTTCGATTTGATAAGGATTATACCCCAAGTGTTAAATAAATCATGCAAGCcaacaatcaaaattgataATACGATAAGAAACGCTACTTTTAGTTGTCTGTTTTTCTGCGACGACCGTTTACAATTATTCTAGTGCGGACACAATGAGGgcattgtttttcttctttcttgcgACGATATCGGCAATCGCTGCCCAGAAACATTACGATGGGTAAtacaagttttattttatttttttaagattttcaATGAAAGCAATTGTTCCTGTTCAAAAAGATATCAGGTGTTTGAGGTAAATGCCAAAGACAAGGTATCGTTAGAAGTCTTGACTAAACTGCAAAATGAAAGGAGTGACGTCTACGATTTTTGGACTGAGCCCCGCAACGCTAACCGCCCTATCGACATTATGGTCCCTCCAGcatttataaaaaattttgtcgACTTGATGCAAGCCTTCGATATTGATTATAAAGTCAAAATTGCTGATGTTGAAAGGTACCGGTAAAAAGTCAAGTGAAGTCTCAATGTGACATTTAAAACTGTGATTTTAGAATTATTGAAGCAAACCGGAAGGAAAGAGACTCCGTTGTTCGTAAAAAACTCCGTTCTCGCTCTGGTGCTCCTCGCTATTCACTCAACTGGGAATCGTATTCTGACCTTCCTGTTGTAAGTACTTGTTAAGGCAAGAAAAAGGATTGGCACTTTAAAATTACTGTTTACGCTTTAGATTGAAGAATTTCTTACTGAGTTAGCTGCTTTATATCCCCAACTTGATGACTACATCGGTGGTTGGACAAAGCTACGAAGGCAACAACATGAACTTGGTTAAAATTTCAACAGGTGGATCCGGCAAAAAGGCAATCTTCATAGATGGAGGTAACGTCGTCAAGTGTCGACAGACGttgaaaaatccaatcaaatttttaaatgttttcattGGATAGGTTTCCATGCTAGAGAATGGATTTCTCCGTCTTTCGTCACTTGGGTCATCCGCGAACTGGTCGAAAACTACGCCGCCCACCCTCAATACGTTGACAATATTGACTGGTACctcaataaaatttttaacaaat
This genomic interval from Daphnia magna isolate NIES linkage group LG8, ASM2063170v1.1, whole genome shotgun sequence contains the following:
- the LOC116928850 gene encoding carboxypeptidase B codes for the protein MKLFLVLALVATSALASQRRYDGYQVFEVNPKNKVSLEVLTKLRNERSDVYDFWTDPRNINLPVDIMVPPAFASTFINLMRTFEVDYKVKIADVEAMIEAGRKDIAKPIIRKEPRLSRAGTPRYSLNWESYSDLPAIEEFLAELSAAYPNLMTTTVVGQSYEGNNMNLVKISTGGTGKKAIFVDGGIHAREWISPAYVTWLIHELVENYAAHPQYVDNIDWYIMPVINPDGYRYTFAANGDRLWRKTRKPNPGSPCIGTDMNRNFGFHWDEGGSSDLPCGDTYNGGVAFSEIESQIVRDTILSVAPQTMVYLTVHSYGQYWLTPWGYTSDYPADYDQLYDLAVRAVDKLTALYGTQYTIGTSTNVLYVASGGSDDWAKGGAGIPYSYTVELRDTGRYGFELPATEILPNNAEMWEAFKVVAEDVMAM
- the LOC116928865 gene encoding carboxypeptidase B — protein: MKRVTYTIFGLNHASLTALWTSWSLQHLLQNFVELMQTSDIDYKVKIADVESMMEAKRKAKPVIHGESGTRSGAPRVSLNWESYFDLPVIEEFLAELATKHPNLMTTSLVGQSYEGNNMNLVKISTGGSGKKAIFIDGGFHAREWISPSFVTWVIRELVENYAAHPQYVDNIDWYIMPVVNPDGYRYTFAVNGDRLWRKNRRPIVGSDCIGTDLNRNFDFHWDEGGSSDWPCAPIYNGGTAFSEIESRVVRDTILGIANQTAVYLTFHSYGQYWLTPWAYTTNLPSNYDQLYNLAVRVVDKLTAVNGTQYTIGSPTNDLYLPFRS
- the LOC123475332 gene encoding carboxypeptidase A4-like encodes the protein MRALFFFFLATISAIAAQKHYDGYQVFEVNAKDKVSLEVLTKLQNERSDVYDFWTEPRNANRPIDIMVPPAFIKNFVDLMQAFDIDYKVKIADVERIIEANRKERDSVVRKKLRSRSGAPRYSLNWESYSDLPVLLYIPNLMTTSVVGQSYEGNNMNLVKISTGGSGKKAIFIDGGFHAREWISPSFVTWVIRELVENYAAHPQYVDNIDWYIMPVVNPDGYRYTFAANGDRLWRKNRRPNDGSACIGTGKYISISKGFAKRVR